Part of the Arvicanthis niloticus isolate mArvNil1 chromosome 3, mArvNil1.pat.X, whole genome shotgun sequence genome is shown below.
AGTTGCTTAGAGTCCACATACCATTAAGACAAAGGGACAGCGTGGAGATGCAGGACAGCAAGAGGCCAAAAGTTGGATCTGGGCCTAAACAGGAACCTGACTAAATACCAGGTAATAGAGAAGACACTTGGGTGGATAGAAACATGTGGGTGTGGTGTGGATGAAAACCTCCAAGTCGGCAGGCATCTGAGACGCAACTGGAATGGATGCAGTGAATCTGGATTCTCACGGAGCACGCCAGGCAGCACAGGTTCATTTGAGGCAGTGGGTGGTGATGAAGGATCTTAAACACTGAACACCATTGAGGAGGGTGCCAAGCAGGACATGCCTGGGAGAACCGGGTGAGGAGTAGCTCAGGGACATGGACCATGAGAACCTGAGAGCCCATTCCAGAGTTCTTCTCATCCCAATCTCCAATCCCCTTTATCTGCTCGTAGGAGGAGCAGGCCAACACCAACCTGTCCAAGTTCCGCAAGGTGCAGCACGAGCTGGATGAGGCAGAGGAGAGGGCGGACATCGCTGAGTCCCAGGTCAACAAGCTGCGGGCCAAAAGCCGTGACATTGGTGCCAAGGTGGGTTCCTCCCCTGGACCTGCTAGTCATGGTCTCACCAGGATGCTCCTGCATGTATGATGCTCTGAACAGCTACATGTGTATCCCATGTGCATTTAGACATAGACTAGGCAATACATACAACTGGAGGGTCCCACAGACACCTCTAACCTGAGAATACACTCTCCACCCAAAGCGGCCCCAGATCCATGTTCTAAACTTCAAAACCCCTGAGGTTTAACCCCTCCCTTTCCAAGAGCATCTTCCTAGAGCCACTGAAATCCCTAGAGATTCCTCCCCGGTCCATCTTGCCCATTGGCTTCACACCTCTTATTCCTTTCTCTGCAGAAAATGCACGATGAGGAATAACCTTTCCAGCAGAACCTCACTGTTGCTGAtctacaataaacacaaacactcGACTCTGTCTGTATCCTCTGTCCTTCCTACCAATGGTCTATCTGGGTGGGGAATCTTGGTGGCCCTGGAGGAGGATGGCCACGGCAGAGACTGTCAGAGCTGTAGGATCCAAAGCACCCCATGTCTGTGGAGACCAAAAGGGAAGCGAGGTGTCTTGCCTCAGGCAGCACAGTCACAGTCCCAGCTCCACTTGTACaagtaaagaaaggaaacatttcCAAAAATGGGAGAATTAAATCCATTGATATGATGGATGGCCAAGCCtccaggaggtggaggcaagaggcaggctCAGCTAGAaagcaagttcaaaaccagcctgggtaATGTGAGACCCCACCTCAAAGACAAGAAGACAATAACCCCTTAAAGCGTACAAAGAACAGAGGCACTGAAAGGGAGCCAAGTCAGACCCAGGAGGATGGAAGTTTGGTGCTAAGGTGGAAGCCACCCTTCCACAGCTCATCCTCTTAGCCGGCAGAAATTAAAGTTGCCCCGGGCTATGTGTTCTCTCCAAGATGATCTTCCCACTGATACCCCAAGAGTCTCTGCACTGCTGGGGATGGATGCACAGGAAACTGCTGTGGGATGCTCAGGAAACAGCTGAGACCCCACTCCAACATCTGCCCTAGCTCTGTGAGTCAGGCCTCACCATGAGGACATTCCAGGACTCAGGGACCAGGTGCTGCTGAGCCCAAGTCATTATGGGTAATGGACCAAATAAGGACAGTCCTCACCTTGTGTCCATTCACATGGGCATGCATAGATGCATGTACAGACCCACAGTcggacacctctctctctctctctctctctctctctctctctctctctctctctctctctctctgtgtgtgtgtgtgtgtgtgtgtgtgtctgtctgtctgtctctctgtctttatgtctctgtcagtctgtgtctttctgtctctctgtctgcctctttctctgtgtatctttctctatgtctgtccctgtctctctgtctctactctctctgtgtgtctctgtctcagtgtgtgtgtctttctctctgtctatttctgtctctgtctctgtatctctctcctcCTTGGAGGACTAGACACACAGCTGCTCATGGATGGAGCTAAGATCTCTGGCTGGAAAGTCAACCTTGCTGTCCTCTGGGTATTTGGACAAGGTTCTCCAGACCCTCTTTTTACCCTCTCAAACCTACAATCTTCTCCCCATTTCCCCAGCCCaagctctccatctctcctctgaGACTATGCCCATCCTACCCCCATTCTCCTGACCAAGGGCAGTCATCTAGGCTCAAGCACAGACTATGCAGAAAGCCTAAGAACCATAAACAGAGTCCAGAGAAACCCAAAGTCCAGTAGGCTCCTTCCCTGGAATGACTGCCAGGCCTGATGAGGTAACAGAAcacaaagacaggaagacaggaaatAGGAGGCAGGAAAAATCTACTCACAAGGCAAGTATAATCATCACAGGAAAGCATGGCACATCCCCCAAGTTCAAGATCCAGGGGACAGTCAGGGCTTGAGGCCAGAGCTCTCGACTGAAAGGCCCATCCCGAAGGAAGAAAGGCATTTCAGGAGAAGGGTAAAACATTACAGAGAGAGGGCAAGATGTCAGCTGGAATGGACCCACATATATGAACCATGATGGGTTCCTCCAGCCAGGTGGGGTGGTCGTGTCTAGACTAGATTATCACGGACCAGGCAGTTCCTGTCTCAAACTCCTTTCCAAATGGACTTGCCCTTTCAGGCCCAACTGTTACCTTAAAATCCCTGGTGTCAAGCTTACGCTCTGCAGAGAGGAAACACTCAGCAAATGTGTTCTGAGACTGTGGCAAGCTAAGAAGGGGGGTCCACTAGCAAAGGCATGGGCCCCTTGTTTTCAGAGCTTCAGGACTCACAACAGTACTGTTTCAAGGTCAAGATGTTGTAGAGCCAGCTTTGCCTCAAGGAAGTCACTTCCCCATAACTAAGCCCCAGTTTTCTTTCACAGAGAGTGAGAGCATGTGACCAGCTCACACCTAAGAACTTTTCTTTCAGGTGCTGGTATTTTAGGAATTTCTCCTAAGACCTCTggctgtcctctccactctgtcTGCCGCCCAGCCCTCCCCATACCACAAGGGGGAGCTCTACACAAACCCCAGAAAAGGACCATTGCCCCAGGTTCGCTTGGGTCAGGAAGGCCTAGACATCTCACTCCCAAACAGCACAGCACATAGCATTTTGGTAATCTCACAATCCGCTGATGTGTCGGGCTAAGGTGCAAAAGTTTTTCCCTTGAAGTATCTCTTCAGTTCCCTCCATCTAAGTGGCACTCCCTCACCCCACAGAGGGATCTTGGCTCTCTGGAGCACGTTCCCACGAATAACTCTTTGGCTTCCTAGTCTGTGTAAGttctgaggaagaagaagaccCACCACtgggatttgatttttttttttttttttttttttttttttttaatttgggagtGACTTGGAAGCACAGCAACCTGCCCCAACCCCCAGAACTTCACCACTTCCCACAGATCTCTGGGACATCTCATGCACACATCTCTGAAGACACGGAGTAGATGGTGGGCAGTTGGGGTTCAGTGAATTCAAAGATGACAAAGATGGGCTCCACGGTTCCTTGTGTCTGGTCATGGGAGCCAGGGAACCCTGGAATCACTGCTGGTCCCCTGTAGAGAAGGAGCCAGGCAGGGAAATCATGTATGCCTGCAGTATCTGGGACAAGAGGTAGGGGCATCTCCTCTCTTAGGGCACAGACAACTCACCCTCTGTGGTCCTGGGCATCAACTCAGTTCGGTAGATCTTGAATGCATCATAGGCAAAGACAGAGACCAAGATGATGCCAAAAACCTGTGgaaagggatgggggtggggcagcagaGGCCATCAGActagaggagtggggagggggaatgggaccAGAAGTGAGGGAATGATATATGAGCAGGCACAGGCTTTGTTTTGGGCACAGGAAGTGTGCCAATAGCAGCCACACATCCTGGGTGCTGGAGAGCACTGTAGGAATGGACTCACAAAAGCAGCAATGGCAGCTCCCTCCCTCGAGGTCACAGCAGCAAAGGAGACCACCAGGAAGATGATGATGGCGCTGAGACACCGGAGGAAGTCCTAGGGAGCCAGAGGTAGGGGGAGGAGGGTTTGGAGGATGCTGGAAGGGATCATTACCTGGGGATCTCCCAAACTAGTCAGCTTTCCCTGTCTGGTCCTCAGAGATTGAATTCCTGCCCAGGGATGCCCCCAGACACATGCCAAGTACTTCCAAGGGAGTGAGCTCAGAAACCTACCCAGAAGATGGAAGCAGATAAATCTAGGTCAGCCAAGAGGCAGAAAGGAGACCAGCAAACATGCCACATGGAGCAGGACTTTTATGTGTGGGAGAACAGGCCTAAGGTCTGTACATCTGCCTTGACAACCCTCCTTGACAAGGGCAGTCTCACGGGCCAAAGTTCACGTTTGAGCACAGGACACAACATGAGTCAAAGCATAGCTCAGTTGTGGAAATGAAGGGGAGCCACAAGACTACAGAAAAACTGGGCAAtcggagagaagaaagagaccaGGATGGGGTGGGAGAGGCAGTGTTCCTCACCAGACAAGGCCAGTTAAGCCGATCGAAGCGCTGGTGGTACTGCGTGgcgtagaggaagaggaaggccaGTGTGATGAAGAACTCAAGCAACGCTGCAGCCATGTAGGCAGAGATGGAGGCCGTGAAGCAAATGAAGATGATGAAGGTCAGGGCCTGCAGGACCAAGTGTGGGGAGCTTTCTGAGGAGACATGCACAGGCTAGGCCATGGTTTGGCTGTGGTTGGGAGCTCCTCTTCTCAGCAGGTACTTTTACCCAGCCTCAGTGAGAAGGAAGAGTTCTCAATGAAGACAAAGAAGTGACTCATCCCCAGTGTCAGGGACCATCAAGGACATCTTCATCCTCCCACTCCTGCTATCCCAGGAATCCCAGCAACTCCATCAGTTTGACCAATCTGCAGAGCCCCAGAGCAGTTCCCAGGGGCACAGAACACACCAGCCCACAGCACCTCTGCTCCACGAAGCTTTCTCTACTCCTGATAGCTAAAATTCATATAACAAGAACAGATTCCATGCTGAGAGAGGCTGAGAAGTCAGGAGCTTGCTGCATATATGATAGCAGATAAGAAAGAGGCCCAGTGTTAGCACTGTGATCTTACTCAGTAACCAGGGAAAGCCTGAGACTAGATGGTAGTGGGCCACAACTGACAGATAAAGTGTGGCTGTCAGAAATCCTCTTGGATACTTAGACATGTCAAGAAGTAGCCCTCCTAGAAGCTGGAGAGAGACAGACTGGCCTTCTTCCTGTCCGTCCTCTTCCCGCCCCCACCCATGGCTCATTCCCTCAGTATCCTAGAAAGCTATCTTCCCATCTAACTTCCGTCTTGCGGTGAATGATGCATGCTCTAACTGCCTCCAGATAGAGAAGTAGCTAGAAAGTTGAGAAGTGCAGAAGGTAAGCCTgggagtgagaagacagaaaacctgGGAAGGGGGCTGTGAGATGCTGAGCACAGGAGGCCAGCACAGAGCTATGCCAGAAGGCTGGGATGGGAGAGGTGGGGGCACAAGGTTGGAGGGGCAGCTGTTACCAGCTCAGTTTCCAGCAGGATGCCTTTGAGGGAAGACAGGAAGGTCTTGTCCACTCCGAAGCCCTGGAGCCCTGCAGCTGCTCCTTCCTCTGGGGGCCGCTCCCGGCGATCCCAAGaactgaacatctctgtgaggcTCACGGGACACAACACAGACTCTCCCTCACCAGATTCCCAGCAGCCcaggaagggaaacagaaatcTGGTTAGAGAAGCTGACAGAAACCTGAAAGTGAAGCTTGGGCCTGCTGTAGGACTCAGGGGAAAGGCAGTACCCAGGGAAGGCCTGCCCGGATGAGCTTCACCCAGCTGCCCAGAGTGCCTGTGCTCTGGCCTGCAGGGCCCCTAGGAGGTATGGGGAGGGGTGAGAAAGAGATGGTtaaccctcctcttcctccagcctaacccaccctgaagaaggaaagaaggagcagggagaggaagagatgggaaagaaagcagAGGATTTGGGGggtggagaaagacagacagagcaaggagttcccagcaaccaaagCCTGAAGATGTTTATGCCCCCTTCTGTAACCGTAACCCTCTTATTCGGCTGggcctttctctcttttcctttaagGGAGGTGGGAACTGGAGGCCAGCCCAGGCAGTACCCTGCTGGACCAAGCTGCAAAAGCCAGAACCAGAGGACAAAGGAGGATTGTTGGGGAGACAAGGGGGCGCTGTGTGCCTACTGCAGTGCCTCAAtggccttctgtctctcctccatGTTGAGTTGTCTCACCCCCACCCTTGTGTTCAGGGATGGAccaggggaggggaaggatggATGTAATGGCCACCCAGGAAAGTAGGGAGAGTTGCAGAGTGGAGGAAGAGCTAGAGGAGAAAGGACACTGCTGAGGTTTACAGGATGCTCAGGTACCACAGATGGCAAAGACAAATAAGACCAgtttaaaatatagatatttatttgGATAAATCTCTTCACGTTCGATAACAGCTTTCTCCTCAGAACCATCCGATTCAAAGTAATGACATCTGGCTACATGCAGAGTTGGCATTCACAAACAAAAGCAACGAAAGGAAATGGGGGAAAGGTGGAGAAAGTGCCCATGCCGGACTGGGGGGTTCAGAGGAAAGGAAAAGCCAGCAGTACGGCTTCCAGGGTCAGCAGGCCTTTGGAGTTCATTCCTGAGAGGAAATGCCACAACAGCATCTTCCAGCAGCACAAGCTGAACCTGCTCCTTCCCAAAAGTGCTTTCAAAAAGTGCAAAAGTCAGAGTGTCTCCCCAGGCCCTCCATCTTGTCCCAGGAGCCTGCTGCTTCAAGTAGGGCTTTGGAGAGCTGGAACATTCAGGTACCCTAGCCCACGTTGGCAAGGGGATTGTACACCTGTCCCACTCTCCCAACACGGGATCAGCCTCAGGCAGGTGGCAAGCATGACTAAGCCATTACACGGggccgcacacacacacaagccaaggAGACTCGGTAGAGCCTGCTCTCCAAGCAGTAGCGGCGAGGGGAACCTTCCTCGCCGTGGCATGGCCGCCGGTAGAAGACTGTCTGGTTGTGGTACAGTGGTACTGAGTTGCCCAGTGGGTCCATGTGGGAGCCTGTCTGTAGGCTGACGCAGTGTGGGCACAGGCATCGAGCATGGTACAGATCCTGGGGGACCCGATTCAAGTCCCTGTCCAACCTGTGAGGACAAAACTGATCAGTCCTGGAGGGACAGGCCAGAAGCAAGGGGCAGGTAGGGTGGAGTAGCTGGAAGGAGCAAATGGTGTGGTTGGGGACTCAACTTCTTAAATCTGTTCTGGCACCCAATACTATGTAACTTTGAATGCTACCCCTTCCTCTCAGATTTActtctcccactattaatgtaggtaggtggcaaaaaaaaaaaaaaaaaaaaaaaaaaaaaaaagctttcttacTGGCCCTCAATGCCAGGCCATAGCTGTGACAGCTTCTTACAGCACAGAGGAAAGTGAAGAACATCCTGCCAGCCTCCACCAGACCAGCGCTGCACTGGTCTGATATGCATGAGGCTTCTTAGTAAGGTATTACATCTTATGGTGTTTATCTAAATTACGCTATTGCAAACCTAAAACCTGCCATGAGGCCGGGATGGTAGcaggtgcctgtaatcccagcacttgagaggctgaggcaaagactgccatgagtttgaggctaacctgtgCCACACAGTCGACAGGCACATATAAAGGAATACATAGAGAACACCAAGTGCTTCGTTTTGCTGCTCCCCAGGGAGAGCTGCTTCATGTCCACCCTCCAGCCATTAGCAAAGCATGTATTACAAGTACATTGAGGTCATGGgaaagactttttctttcttaccaATTCAGAAAAGATTTgtggcaacaacaaaaaacagatcaaaacaaaaactgcaaagaagatacttaaaaaatattgtatCCACTAGCCTAGCAAGAAGCAGCAGTGAGGTAGAATCATTTCTTATACAAGCCCTGGGATACTGGGGTCCAACTACGGTAAGCATTTCCCAAAGTAGATTCCATAATAAATACCTTgaaattttgttgttatttgtctgtctgtctgactgactgactgactgactgactgactaactgaaaaacaaaagcttcTGTAATCCACAAAGTTTGGGGAAAACTAATGGTTTCTTTTAGTAGGCCTCTTGCCAACTGTAATGTATAGAGAGGATTGATTGAATCTTCAAGGGATGGGGCTCTGTGGCCTTTTACAAACTCAACTTGACGCCCAttactttttttctgagaaacatCTTATGGACCAGTGTTGTATAGGCATATGTTGTAGAAGTGGCTAAGTGGTTATCGAAGGTTATCCCTGCCTTTCTGAGAATCGGACAGGTGTAGCTGAGACACCCACGCCCCCAAGCAGACCTTCCACGTAGCCTCTGAGACTACTCTGAAGCATTATGAACTGGTGTCTTAGACACAATATCAGTTCAAGCTGACCAGCTCCCTATACCAGGACTGTCTCCATAACCCCTCAAAGGTAAGGCTAAGCAACTGAGACACGTGGGGGAGGGGTGTATAACCATGTGAAGACACAAGAATGAAATCATATGTTTGGAGTCTCCAAGACTCTAATTTGTAAATTGTTTCTCTGTCCCAATTTCATACCATGGCATAAATAAAGAGTTACAATATGTATGTGACAAACTGTGTAAAAGACTAAGAGAACTGTAGCTTTGATTAAAGATAACAAGCCTAAGGATCTAGCCTCCCACCTGCCCCACAAGGGTTGATTGACAGCGTTTGGCATAGGCTTTGTCTCTGTGTTAGTAATATGTAATATTACTACTTGATACTTTAGAGAAATATGAGTTATGGTGGAGACCAAACAAGAAACAGAATCAATATAAATATAGGCTCTACATACATTGTTGTATTTGACCTATATATTAGCCTATAGAATATAAtttagagaaaagaaggaaggaaagaaggaacttTGAAAACATCACCCAACATAATGAGGGCAGAGCTGAGTGAGAGTCAGATTCAGGCCTGTGTAGCCCCCAAACCTATCTGGTCTGCTTACTTAATTAAAAGAGGCTGGTAGGTCAAATTGGGTAGAATTGCCCTCCACCCCATCCCTCGTACGTCACCCAGGGGATACATGAATACATTCAGGAGGGAACTAAGTACACTTACTCATAGCTCCAAGGAGAGATGGCCCTGCTGTTGAGGGGGCCATCCTTGCTGGCTCTGCAGGATTCTGGGTGGTGGGTGTGGCTCAGAGGCTCTGGgggaggcacagaggcagaggtcCACTTCAGCCACTCCTCGCGGGGTTCTTGTTCTTTGCTGGGGCAGCAGTTGGGCAAGTGACCGCAGTCCTGGATCCGCAAACTGACGGTGTGGGTTCCCACAATCATTGCCAAGAATGCAACGGCCTATGAGCAAAGGCCAATGAGAAGGTGACTCTCAGGTCCCCATCCTATAGGAGCCCCGCCCTCCACCCCCTGCAGCTCCCTGAGAGCAAAAGCCTGGAAGACCAGGCTTCCTACACACTCAATACCATCtctactcctttctctctcaGCCAGTCCTCTGCTAGACATCAGGGCCACTCACCTGGTACATGCCGGACAATGCTCACCAGCCGCTGGTACTACCCTGCCTGACAGGCCTTCTGGAAGCAGGCTGACTGGAGCAGCTGAGGTGTCCTGCTTTTATTTTCAGCAAACCTGTTTTGtttattcaaatttatttccACTATCTTTTAGAGGGAGTGacttgagattaaaaaaaaaaaaagaaaaaccaaaagaaaaaaaaaaaaccaacaacaacaacaacaaaattcaaaaCCCAACCCTGGAAATGTTCCCAAAAGTTGTTTAAATGCTACCCTCATGGAAGTTCTAATGGTCATCATTATCAGCCTGGCAGCTGATTGGGTAAACTTTGTTCCTTGCATTTTCCGGGCGGGGGTCGTAGTAATAGCATTCTGcaattctgtttctgtctctgtgggttGGCATGATGGAATTTCCCTGATGTTTGCTAGCTCAAACTGAAGAATGCCATGTGGTCTCCTTtccagggacatcatttccaagACTTCAGCTACTCCTGCCTAGGATCTGACCTCCGGCTGTCCCTCTTCTCATTAGATGTTTCTGACCACCTGTCTTAACAAACACTTACCTCCTCTTAAGCTTATTCGGCTGCCATGCCCTTGGTTCTGACCCCAGCCCTTTTGAGTGTgacttctcactgtccattacTGCCCCCAATCGCTCTTTGCCTTCTCACTTTGCCACCCTGTCCCCATCCCTGTCCCTAGACTTTCCCTGACCTCTTCCTGGGATGAGGATGCAGCCCTCGCCCTACAATGCTACCAGGATATGCCTGAAGGAGTTTTCTGCTTGGGTGGGCAAGAGTGACGGAAGAAGCTGTGGGTGACTATCTACCTTGCACAAATGAGAGAGTGGAGCATGGAGAAGAGGATACTGTGGTACCTATGACCCAGCAGGAGGTCTCAGCCTTGCTCCCAGAGACAAGGCTCACAGCAAGGATAGCTGCCATTCTTGAGCCATGGGGAGTCCACTCAGCCTCTGCACTCTCATGGGACCCTATTGGCCAGGTGGGTATGTGTATACTCCAGAAGACAGATTCCAATGACACAGGCCAATCAAGGTCTAGCCTGCTGGGGAGGAGTGTGCAGACACCAGCCAGTGTGCTTCCTCCAGGCCTTTCTCTGTTTGCCCAGGGACCTTCTGCCCCACCctgacacactcatacacactgtCTCTAGAATAATGTGTGATGATTTGCATGTGCTTTCCCTCAGAAAATACTCCTGAAGTAACCAAGGGATCAGAAAGTAAACAAAGGGAGCCAGGAATAATGCATACCATAGAGGACCGCTCTTTCAGATGCTGTGGGACAAAACAGTCTGGAGGCAGCGGTGTCATGGCAACAAAGGGCATTCTCAAAAGTTGGAAGAAAGTGCTTTGGGTGAATCTTAGGGGCCTGGAACAGTGGGAGGCATTGAGGAGAAACCACTGGTGGCCAGGGTTAGGACACTTGGGAAGAAGAATGAGGCCAGGAATATCTTCAGCAGATGCCATACCCACCCTTGCCCCAGTGCTCCCACCCTTGCCCCAGTGCTCCCACCCTTGCCCCAGTGCTCCTGGATACCATCTCCCTTTATGCACTCCTGGTCTTGTTCCTGTGCACTTGAGTGTGCCAGACTTGGTGCTGAGCTCTAGACACATCATCTTATTATCCTGACaataaaacaaagacacagaaactAACATCCTCATATTGGTGATGAGGAAAGTGAGACCCAACAGAATTTAATCATCTACTCAAGGTGACACAGTTGGAAAGAGTCTGAGCTAGCTTTCCATGCCAGCCCTCAGTAACTCCAAACCAAAGCTCCTAGCATGAGCCAATCCTCAGGCGGCTGTGGATGGAAGGGGAGCCCCCAGAGAAAATGTGTTTCTGTTCCCCTGGACTTGTGCTGGACGTGTTTCATTTGCACCTGCCCAAGACCACGAGGCATTCCTGTCCCCTTTGGCATCCAGCCCCACTGGCTGGGATCCTTTGTTCCAGCTTCCTGTTCCCCAGCCTTTGGTCTGgcacatggcctcaggtggcttGTGGTGTTCCTTAGCAACTCCAAGCCCAGGGTCCTTTAGCAGGCAGTGCTGTTTCAAAGAGAAGGATTCCTATAGGTCTCCCCCTAGCACAACCCTAGGAAGCAGATCTTGGCCAATACAGAATGGCCAAGACACTCTTAGGCATAGAAAATGATCCCAGCTTCTTGTCTCAACTGCTGGTACTACAGAATGGAACTGGCCTGGGTGATGGGGACATTGTTCTTCATGTGAGGCATTTGGGGTTTCTCTCTACCCTCTGTACCTCAGGCCAGAGGAAGCCTCTGGAAAGAAGATGGAATATCCCTTCAATAACAGGCTTCCCCAGGGTTGGCTTTCCCCATACCATGATGACCAGGCTGACCCATGAACCCATTCTCTGAGCCACAGGCCCCCACCCAACCCTGCTTGCTCAGCCTCTGTCCTTATCTCGGTAGAAGCTTTGTGGGACACTTTAGGGTGACTCCCTGCTATGAGAAACATTTTCCAGAGGGTTTCCTCCTGGGGTGACTACTTTTGGAATCCTTGAGTCATTTCAGCTTCCAGGGAAGCCTTGAGGGGTGTGGGGGTGGCAATGGGGAGAatgctggaggcaggagcaaagCAAGGTTGGCCCAACATCTGACATTACGAGTACCCTCCCAACATGTCTCTACTTGCCTGGCAGCCAAACTGGGCTGGAAGTCCTACCTCATGCCTCTGGGAAAAGAGGTCAGCACCTGcccagaaaggaaagaagaaatgaacttTATGCTCGGAAAAGCTCTTGGGGCTCTCCGGGATTTCAGGTATAACTGTCCATCAGAAGGGTGCTCAAGCCCGTGCCTGCTGCCGAGAGTTTAGTCTGTTCAAGATCTCGGATGCTCCTTCGCTCCTGCTTCTTGGTAGGGATGTATGTGGTACAGTGTGAGTGTCCCTGGAGTGAGTGAGCTTAGAGGTGCCAAAAAGATTATCTACCCTGAACCTAAGGTCCTAAAAACGGTGTAGCATCCTTGGGATTGAGTTTATTTCTACTCACCTTATAAGAAGCCAGGACTTGGCAATTAAAATATTGGAATCCCCATGTACCTGCTGGTACATTGCTCTTGGCAATGGGGCATCCTCATCATGCTTTTCTGAGATACCCAAAATGGAGACCTCTAGAATAGTATTTCCACATTGGTGATAATGGCCCTGGATACAAgctattttttaaaggtttatttttattattttaattatgtatattgtATAGGGGGGTTGTGTACATGAATTCAAGTGCCCACAGAGAGATCcatctggaactggggttacaggtaagtcacctgatgtaggtgctgggaattgaactcaggtcctcaagaaaagcagtatgtgctcttaaccactgagccatctctccagcacgctaattatttttaatgcaattaTTAAGTACTGAACAGACAAGCTCAGGAGACTACTTTCAAGGAGAACCCAATTTGATCTGGGAAACACATGGAGTTATCAGATTAAGAGTGCAAGGACCCAGAGATGGCATCTTTCCAAAGCTAACCCAGTTTTGCCTTCCAAGGCTAACCCAATGTTGCCCTATATTCATAGCCGCTGTGTTCATTCATCTGCTCACCAAATACTTATTGAGCATCAACTGCACACCAGACACTGACATTCTAAGTGCTAAGGAATGAAGAGGGAGACAAGAGAGACGGAGCCTCTTCCTCCAGAGGCTTACAGTGTAGGAGACAGATAGTAAACAATGAGGACGATGCCTTCCAATCATAACAGAAGAAAGCACGATGAAGAAAATGAGACAGTATTCCGACATAGGAAGGGCACAGAGCTGCTGTGGGGGGAGAGACTGGAGAGGGTGGGAAGGCACCGCTAACAGGAAGGCCTTTTTGGCATTGTGATGGGAAGGgtcagaagcagacaggacaCTGTGAATGGAAAAACTAGGGGTGAAGAGAAGACTGGGATTCGAGGAGAGCGAA
Proteins encoded:
- the Cmtm5 gene encoding CKLF-like MARVEL transmembrane domain-containing protein 5 isoform X3, producing MFSSWDRRERPPEEGAAAGLQGFGVDKTFLSSLKGILLETELDFLRCLSAIIIFLVVSFAAVTSREGAAIAAFVFGIILVSVFAYDAFKIYRTELMPRTTEGDQQ
- the Cmtm5 gene encoding CKLF-like MARVEL transmembrane domain-containing protein 5 isoform X1 — translated: MFSSWDRRERPPEEGAAAGLQGFGVDKTFLSSLKGILLETELALTFIIFICFTASISAYMAAALLEFFITLAFLFLYATQYHQRFDRLNWPCLDFLRCLSAIIIFLVVSFAAVTSREGAAIAAFVFGIILVSVFAYDAFKIYRTELMPRTTEGDQQ
- the Cmtm5 gene encoding CKLF-like MARVEL transmembrane domain-containing protein 5 isoform X2 encodes the protein MFSSWDRRERPPEEGAAAGLQGFGVDKTFLSSLKGILLETELALTFIIFICFTASISAYMAAALLEFFITLAFLFLYATQYHQRFDRLNWPCLVSELTPLEVLGMCLGASLGRNSISEDQTGKAD
- the Il25 gene encoding interleukin-25 isoform X2 gives rise to the protein MYQAVAFLAMIVGTHTVSLRIQDCGHLPNCCPSKEQEPREEWLKWTSASVPPPEPLSHTHHPESCRASKDGPLNSRAISPWSYELDRDLNRVPQDLYHARCLCPHCVSLQTGSHMDPLGNSVPLYHNQTVFYRRPCHGEEGSPRRYCLESRLYRVSLACVCVRPRVMA
- the Il25 gene encoding interleukin-25 isoform X1, which encodes MLNRQHRWLAGPALSLSSVCAHMHLEASGWWWLSSLIMLHWFSFESLGLKLTDLARLAGQQASAILLFLPPQCGITGADLFSQRHEVGLPAQFGCQAVAFLAMIVGTHTVSLRIQDCGHLPNCCPSKEQEPREEWLKWTSASVPPPEPLSHTHHPESCRASKDGPLNSRAISPWSYELDRDLNRVPQDLYHARCLCPHCVSLQTGSHMDPLGNSVPLYHNQTVFYRRPCHGEEGSPRRYCLESRLYRVSLACVCVRPRVMA